From Leguminivora glycinivorella isolate SPB_JAAS2020 chromosome 24, LegGlyc_1.1, whole genome shotgun sequence, a single genomic window includes:
- the LOC125238954 gene encoding uncharacterized protein LOC125238954: MGAPMHGFPHPERNAELFDSWQSIVGHKVKETDPLKIYKNKKICDYHFTPEQKVACHRLIYKAVPSVNFEGVFISPSSINIEHNYCLPNIGIKENLLQQNNEDISERLHPAEVPSSSKTASDTGHKSSQFLHKESKSAQKEIRSLKNKLRKSVKQARHYKARLATVSNLLHGSDDMARFTKNMSRSGRIFTGMQYRQASKKPKGRRYNMEEKVLALSIFKKSPKCYNLLY, translated from the exons GTGCACCCATGCACGGTTTTCCTCATCCGGAAAGAAATGCTGAATTGTTTGATAGTTGGCAGTCAATTGTTGGACATAAAGTAAAGGAGACTGACCCTTTGaagatatataaaaataaaaagatttgTGACTATCACTTTACACCAGAGCAAAAAGTAGCATGCCACCGCTTAATTTATAAAGCTGTACCATCTGTGAATTTTGAAG GTGTATTCATATCACCATCTTCCATAAACATAGAACACAATTACTGCCTGCCAAATATTGGAATAAAAGAAAATTTGTTACAACAAAATAATgaag ATATAAGTGAGCGTCTTCATCCAGCCGAAGTTCCTTCTTCATCTAAAACCGCTTCAGACACTG GTCATAAATCATCGCAGTTCCTGCACAAGGAAAGTAAATCTGCACAAAAGGAAATCAGAAGTTTAAAGAACAAGTTGAGGAAGTCAGTGAAACAGGCACGACATTATAAAGCAAGACTCGCCACGGTTTCTAACCTGTTACATGGATCTGACGATATGGCAagatttacaaaaaatatgagCCGATCAGGCCGCATTTTTACGGGCATGCAATACCGCCAAGCATCAAAAAAACCAAAAGGAAGAAGATACAACATGGAGGAAAAAGTATTGGCGCTATCCATTTTCAAGAAAAGCCCTAAATGCtataatttatt GTATTAA